The region GGCCTGCGCATGGCCCATGCCCTGCTTGTAGATGCGCCGGCTGATCAGCGCGTCGTACACGTCGGCCAGCGCCATCAGGCGCGCCGAAATCGGGATGGCCTCGCCGGCCAGCCCCTGCGGATAGCCGCTGCCATCCCATTTTTCATGGTGGCTGTAGGCGATTTCCTTCGCATACTTGAGGAAATCGACCTCGATGCCCAGTTCGTGCTCGGCCGCCAGGATGGCGTCGCGCCCCAGCGTGGTGTGCGTCTTCATGATGGCCATTTCATGCGGCTCGAAACGGCCAGGCTTGAGCAGGATATGGTCGGGAATGCCCACCTTGCCGATGTCGTGCAGCGGCGCCGTCTTGAACAGCAATTCGATATTCTTGTCCGTCAAAAAATCCCGGAAGCGCGGCAGGTCGCGCACTTTTTCCGCCAGCGCCTTCAGGTAATGCGAGGTGCGGCGGATATGGTTGCCCGTCTCGCTGTCGCGCGTTTCGGCCAGCGAGGCCATGGCGTGGATGGTGACGTCCTGCAGTGCCTTGACCTCCTGCACGCGGCGTTCCACCTCGGTCTCCAGGTACTGGTTCTGGTCGCGCAAAAAATCCTGCATCTGCTTCATCGCCAGCTGCGTCTTGATGCGCGCCAGCACGATGGGCGCCGAAATCGGCTTGGTGATGTAGTCGACGGCGCCCAGGGCCAGGCCCAGCTGCTCGTCGGCCACTTCGCTCATGGC is a window of Janthinobacterium sp. 1_2014MBL_MicDiv DNA encoding:
- a CDS encoding response regulator, whose product is MRAPASKPTILVVDDTPDNIDLLRAVLEDEYRTKIAVNGERALKIAAGSDQPDLILLDIMMPGMSGYDVCRALKGNPATAGIPVIFVTAMSEVADEQLGLALGAVDYITKPISAPIVLARIKTQLAMKQMQDFLRDQNQYLETEVERRVQEVKALQDVTIHAMASLAETRDSETGNHIRRTSHYLKALAEKVRDLPRFRDFLTDKNIELLFKTAPLHDIGKVGIPDHILLKPGRFEPHEMAIMKTHTTLGRDAILAAEHELGIEVDFLKYAKEIAYSHHEKWDGSGYPQGLAGEAIPISARLMALADVYDALISRRIYKQGMGHAQAVQIIVEGRGSHFDAEIVDAFLEIQDQFIAISNRYADGVCEIADKQRQVAPFAEKIS